One genomic region from Sphingobacterium multivorum encodes:
- a CDS encoding sulfurtransferase: protein MSFNSALISPTELQESLGQHTDIVLLDCTIDKVGQSIKEAKFEVLPHSQFFDIEGKLSDATSKLPHTLVSAEVFEQEMQRLGINQDSTVVLYDRWGIYSSPRAWWMFKVMGFEQVFILDGGVPTWKKSKLPLVDQYTAAVKPGNFKAQFQANRYADKAYILTHYRDADVNIFDARSKGRFSGLVAEPRKGLLGGHIPHSKNLPFDELFDGISYKPVDELKQQFDHFNATGNEYVFSCGSGITASILAFACHLAGHERIRVYDGSWSEWGREELNLPIEK from the coding sequence ATGTCATTCAATTCAGCCTTAATTAGCCCCACCGAACTTCAGGAATCATTGGGACAGCATACAGACATTGTCCTCCTTGATTGCACCATCGACAAAGTTGGCCAATCCATCAAGGAAGCCAAGTTCGAAGTACTACCTCATTCTCAATTTTTTGACATCGAAGGGAAACTTTCCGATGCTACTTCTAAATTACCGCATACCCTTGTATCGGCAGAAGTATTCGAACAGGAAATGCAACGCCTAGGAATCAATCAGGATAGTACCGTCGTATTATATGACAGATGGGGTATTTATTCGAGCCCAAGAGCCTGGTGGATGTTTAAGGTTATGGGTTTCGAACAGGTATTTATTCTAGATGGTGGTGTTCCCACTTGGAAAAAAAGCAAATTACCACTCGTAGACCAGTATACAGCTGCCGTAAAACCCGGCAACTTTAAAGCCCAGTTTCAAGCAAACCGTTATGCTGATAAAGCGTATATCTTAACACATTATCGGGATGCTGATGTAAATATTTTTGACGCCAGAAGTAAAGGTCGATTTAGTGGTTTAGTCGCTGAACCGCGGAAAGGCCTTCTTGGTGGACATATTCCTCATTCCAAAAACCTCCCTTTCGACGAGTTATTTGATGGAATAAGTTATAAACCCGTCGATGAATTGAAACAGCAATTTGATCATTTTAATGCGACCGGAAATGAATATGTCTTCTCCTGTGGGTCGGGGATCACGGCCTCAATCTTAGCATTTGCTTGTCATCTTGCTGGTCACGAGCGAATCCGTGTATACGATGGTTCTTGGTCAGAATGGGGGCGCGAAGAGCTTAATCTTCCCATCGAAAAATAG
- the rpsA gene encoding 30S ribosomal protein S1, with amino-acid sequence MAKKQEAEKELAAKNAELQGADTKVVKDTEKIESEADSNLIDEIKSNTWITPEGEFDWDANDKGFGNYSEAERAKLEAQYADTFNQVNQGEIIEGTVVSINNKDVVLNVGFKSDGLVSLSEFRDLPELKVGDKVDVFVESQEDANGQLVLSRKRAKTQKSWEAINEALENDAIITGFVKSRTKGGLIVDIKGVEAFLPGSQIDIKPIRDYDVYVGKTMEFKVVKINHEFKNVVVSHKVLIENDLENQKSEIVAKLEKGQVLEGTVKNITDFGVFIDLGGVDGLLHITDISWGRIEHPKEVLSLDQTINVVVLDFDDEKKRIALGLKQLSEHPWESLDTALEVGSKVKGKIVTVADYGAFLEIIPGVEGLIHVSEMSWSQNLRSPQEFLKVGDEIEAQILTLDRDERKMSLGIKQLTPDPWKNITERYPVGSKQTAVVKNMTNFGVFVELEEGIDGLIHISDLSWSKKINHPNEFTKVGETLDVVVLELDEENRKLSLGHKQLEENPWDTFETIFTEGSIHEGTVIKVGDKGDIVALQYGVEGFCPSKHSVKEDGSSLKVDEVTSFKIIEFNKENKRLVISHSRIWEEEKEEARKEESNNRKKDAKAESSAVKKVKDSVEKSTLGDLDVLAQLKEQMENDKNAK; translated from the coding sequence ATGGCAAAAAAACAAGAAGCAGAAAAAGAATTAGCAGCGAAAAACGCAGAGCTACAAGGTGCTGACACTAAAGTAGTGAAAGACACTGAAAAAATTGAATCAGAAGCTGATTCAAACTTAATCGACGAAATCAAATCAAACACTTGGATCACACCAGAAGGTGAATTTGACTGGGATGCAAATGATAAAGGTTTCGGAAATTATAGCGAAGCTGAACGCGCTAAACTTGAAGCACAATACGCAGATACTTTCAACCAAGTTAACCAAGGTGAAATTATTGAAGGTACTGTAGTTTCTATCAACAACAAAGACGTAGTCTTAAATGTTGGTTTCAAATCTGACGGTTTAGTTTCTTTATCAGAATTCCGTGACTTACCAGAATTAAAAGTTGGTGACAAAGTTGACGTATTCGTTGAGTCTCAAGAAGATGCTAACGGTCAATTAGTACTTTCTCGCAAACGTGCTAAAACTCAAAAATCTTGGGAAGCTATCAATGAGGCATTGGAAAATGATGCAATCATTACTGGTTTCGTTAAGAGCCGTACTAAAGGTGGTCTTATCGTTGATATCAAAGGTGTTGAAGCATTCTTACCTGGATCTCAAATCGATATCAAACCTATCCGTGACTACGATGTATACGTAGGTAAAACAATGGAATTTAAAGTTGTGAAAATCAACCACGAATTCAAAAACGTTGTCGTATCTCACAAAGTGTTAATTGAAAACGATTTAGAAAACCAAAAATCTGAAATCGTTGCTAAATTAGAAAAAGGTCAGGTATTAGAAGGAACAGTTAAAAATATCACTGACTTCGGTGTGTTCATCGACTTAGGTGGTGTTGACGGTTTATTGCATATCACAGATATTTCTTGGGGTCGTATCGAGCATCCAAAAGAAGTTTTGTCATTAGATCAAACAATCAACGTTGTTGTATTAGACTTTGATGATGAGAAAAAACGTATTGCTTTAGGCTTGAAACAATTATCTGAGCATCCTTGGGAATCTTTAGATACTGCATTAGAAGTTGGTTCTAAAGTGAAAGGTAAAATCGTAACAGTTGCTGATTACGGTGCTTTCCTAGAAATCATCCCTGGTGTTGAAGGTTTGATCCACGTTTCCGAAATGTCTTGGTCACAAAACTTACGTTCTCCACAAGAGTTCTTGAAAGTTGGTGACGAGATCGAAGCGCAAATCTTAACGTTAGACCGCGATGAGCGTAAAATGAGCTTAGGTATCAAACAATTGACTCCAGATCCTTGGAAAAACATCACTGAGCGTTACCCTGTAGGTTCTAAACAAACAGCTGTTGTTAAAAACATGACTAACTTCGGTGTATTTGTTGAGTTAGAAGAAGGTATCGACGGTTTGATCCACATCTCTGATTTATCTTGGTCTAAAAAAATCAACCACCCTAACGAATTCACTAAAGTTGGTGAAACATTAGACGTAGTTGTTTTAGAATTAGATGAAGAAAACCGTAAATTATCTTTAGGTCACAAACAATTGGAAGAAAACCCTTGGGATACTTTCGAAACGATCTTTACTGAAGGTTCTATCCACGAAGGTACAGTAATCAAAGTTGGTGACAAAGGTGATATCGTAGCTTTACAATACGGTGTTGAAGGTTTCTGTCCTTCTAAACACTCTGTTAAAGAAGACGGTTCTTCATTGAAAGTTGATGAAGTTACTTCATTCAAAATCATCGAGTTCAATAAAGAGAACAAACGTTTGGTAATTTCTCACTCTCGTATCTGGGAAGAAGAGAAAGAAGAAGCTCGCAAAGAAGAGTCTAACAACCGTAAAAAAGACGCTAAAGCTGAGTCTTCAGCTGTGAAAAAAGTAAAAGATTCTGTTGAAAAATCTACTTTAGGCGACTTAGACGTGTTAGCTCAATTGAAAGAGCAAATGGAAAATGATAAAAACGCTAAGTAA
- a CDS encoding YihY/virulence factor BrkB family protein gives MGKIHQWLLNIEPYFRLIEWSKRVVLPGFGSLPLYTVAVFFFQELSRDSIVSKASSLSYSFLLAIFPGIIFLFTLIPYIPINNFQEQLLDFLAVVIPKNAFLVVETTLEDIIKNQNGGLLSFGFLFAAYFATNGMASLMNAFNKASLMTERRPWVRKRLLALALAFLIIFALTVGMTIFTLAGITIDYLKETTGIKSSFWAILLKVARWLIIFAIYFFTVSCIYKFGPSNSNKWKLFSPGASMATILAILTFSIFTFYINHFGAYNKLYGSIGTLIVIMLWIYLNTLILLLGYELNAAIALSKQTIVIAKPRIFNSFKKDE, from the coding sequence ATGGGGAAAATCCACCAATGGCTATTAAATATTGAACCTTATTTTAGATTAATCGAATGGAGTAAACGTGTCGTACTACCTGGCTTTGGCTCGCTACCACTCTATACTGTGGCTGTATTTTTCTTTCAGGAGCTATCGAGAGATTCCATTGTCAGCAAGGCTTCTTCCCTTTCCTATAGCTTTTTATTGGCCATTTTTCCGGGTATCATTTTTTTATTTACATTGATCCCTTATATTCCGATCAATAATTTTCAGGAACAGTTGCTGGACTTTCTGGCCGTGGTTATTCCCAAAAATGCTTTTCTGGTTGTTGAAACAACTTTGGAGGATATTATTAAAAACCAAAATGGTGGATTACTTTCTTTCGGTTTTTTATTTGCGGCCTATTTTGCAACCAATGGTATGGCCTCTCTGATGAATGCCTTCAATAAGGCTTCCCTCATGACGGAAAGAAGGCCATGGGTCAGAAAACGTTTGCTTGCCTTAGCCTTGGCTTTCCTAATTATTTTTGCGTTAACAGTGGGAATGACGATATTTACCCTAGCTGGCATTACCATAGACTACCTCAAGGAAACCACAGGTATAAAGTCGAGCTTTTGGGCTATACTACTTAAAGTAGCCCGATGGTTGATTATATTTGCTATTTACTTTTTCACGGTAAGCTGTATCTACAAATTTGGTCCCTCCAACTCCAATAAATGGAAACTCTTCAGTCCGGGAGCGTCCATGGCGACCATTTTAGCGATATTGACGTTTTCCATATTTACCTTTTATATCAATCATTTCGGCGCATATAACAAACTTTATGGATCCATCGGGACATTGATTGTCATCATGCTGTGGATTTACCTGAATACACTTATTTTATTATTGGGCTATGAGCTTAATGCGGCAATAGCACTGTCTAAACAAACCATTGTTATTGCCAAACCACGCATTTTCAACTCTTTTAAGAAAGACGAATAG
- a CDS encoding acyl-CoA thioesterase: MFVFDHQIRVRYAETDQMGYVYYGNYAAFYEIARTEMLRSTGISYKELEEMGVMLPVTEMKTKYLKPGKYDDLITIRVTIRQKPAVRIIFEYELFNESGELLNQGETTLVFVNMEKNRPCMPPQVFLDKMSNYFN, encoded by the coding sequence ATGTTTGTATTTGACCATCAGATTCGTGTCCGCTATGCAGAAACAGACCAAATGGGTTATGTTTATTATGGAAATTATGCTGCATTTTACGAAATAGCGCGGACTGAAATGCTGCGGAGTACGGGGATATCGTATAAGGAGCTGGAAGAAATGGGGGTCATGCTCCCCGTTACGGAGATGAAAACAAAATACCTGAAACCGGGCAAATACGATGATTTGATCACAATACGGGTAACAATCCGCCAGAAACCTGCCGTCCGTATTATTTTTGAATATGAACTGTTCAATGAAAGCGGAGAACTACTCAACCAGGGCGAGACAACTTTGGTCTTTGTCAACATGGAAAAAAATAGACCTTGTATGCCGCCACAGGTTTTCTTGGATAAGATGAGTAACTATTTTAATTGA
- the mltG gene encoding endolytic transglycosylase MltG has protein sequence MENKKGIPSWLKIIALIAIVVGGYFAWTFYKAFYASNVSGEKKYLYIHEGEKYEDVLKSIKDSNLVDDIASFERAAQYKKYDQSVKPGRYLLTPGMNNRRLIGNLIGGYQEPVKFRFSNVRLKENMAALLGKSFEADSAQFIAVLNDEATAQKYGFTKENLVSVFIPNTYEIYWNTNPEKVIARFDDEWKKFWNADRIAKAKALNLTPQQVSTLASIVKGEALHQDEMPMIAGLYLNRLKKGMLLQADPTVIFANNDFTIRRVLNKHLRTDNPYNTYIYRGLPPGPISIPSIAAIDAVLNFKQHDYIYMCAKDDFSGYHNFAKTEAEHLINARKFQQALDARNIKK, from the coding sequence ATGGAAAATAAAAAAGGAATACCAAGTTGGTTAAAAATCATTGCTCTGATCGCTATTGTTGTTGGAGGTTATTTTGCTTGGACATTTTATAAAGCATTTTATGCTTCGAATGTATCTGGAGAGAAAAAGTACCTGTACATACACGAAGGTGAAAAATATGAAGATGTGCTGAAATCAATCAAGGATTCAAATTTAGTGGATGATATTGCTTCATTTGAGCGTGCCGCACAATATAAAAAATATGATCAAAGTGTAAAACCTGGACGTTATCTGTTAACTCCAGGAATGAACAATAGACGCTTAATTGGCAATTTGATTGGTGGCTACCAAGAACCTGTAAAATTCAGATTTTCCAATGTGCGATTGAAAGAGAATATGGCCGCACTGCTTGGAAAAAGTTTTGAGGCAGATTCTGCACAATTTATCGCTGTACTGAATGATGAGGCTACAGCACAGAAATATGGATTTACAAAAGAAAATCTGGTTTCGGTGTTCATCCCCAATACGTACGAAATTTATTGGAACACCAATCCCGAAAAAGTAATTGCCCGTTTTGATGACGAATGGAAAAAGTTTTGGAATGCAGATCGTATTGCGAAAGCAAAAGCGCTCAATTTGACGCCACAACAGGTTAGCACATTGGCTTCTATCGTCAAGGGGGAAGCCTTACATCAGGATGAAATGCCCATGATAGCCGGATTATATTTAAACCGCCTCAAAAAAGGGATGTTATTACAGGCAGATCCTACTGTGATCTTTGCAAACAATGACTTTACAATCAGAAGGGTATTGAATAAGCACCTCCGAACAGACAATCCTTACAATACTTACATCTATAGAGGCTTGCCCCCAGGTCCTATTTCAATTCCAAGCATTGCTGCAATTGATGCGGTCTTAAACTTTAAGCAACATGATTATATTTACATGTGTGCCAAAGATGATTTTTCAGGGTATCATAATTTTGCAAAAACAGAAGCTGAGCATTTGATCAATGCACGTAAATTCCAACAGGCATTGGACGCCAGAAATATTAAAAAATAA